A genomic segment from Glycine max cultivar Williams 82 chromosome 1, Glycine_max_v4.0, whole genome shotgun sequence encodes:
- the LOC100789434 gene encoding glycerol-3-phosphate acyltransferase, chloroplastic, protein MSTTGSSAYHCVAHLPNNKTMFMLSTPPTTTFFATPRVLPFLSSKLSSSSSSSTASSSPCCSSITPKVKSKDNNNCYLVSAKHSPANMSASVSSRTFLNARNEQELLAGIRKEVEAGSLPANVAAGMEEVYNNYKSAVIQSGDPKSKEIVLSNMIALLDRIFLDVTDPFVFQPHHKAKREPFDYYVFGQNYIRPLVDFKNSYVGNMPLFIEMEEKLKQGHNIILMSNHQTEADPAIIALLLETRLPYIAENMTYVAGDRVITDPLSKPFSIGRNLICVYSKKHMLDDPALVEMKRNANIRALKEMAMLLRSGSQIVWIAPSGGRDRPDPHTGEWAPAPFDTSSVDNMRRLVEHSGPPGHVYPLAILCHDIMPPPLKVEKEIGEKRIISFHGTGISVAPALSFSETTATSENPEKAKEVFTKALYDSVTEQYNVLKSAIHGKKGFEASTPVVSLSQSWK, encoded by the exons ATGAGCACGACCGGTTCTTCGGCTTACCACTGTGTGGCACACCTCCCAAATAATAAGACTATGTTTATGCTCTCTACGCCGCCAACAACCACATTCTTCGCTACGCCTAGGGTTCTTCCGTTTCTCTCTTCaaaactttcttcttcttcttcttcttctactgcGTCGTCCTCGCCTTGTTGCTCCTCCATCACTCCCAAGGTTAAATCCAAAGATAACAACAATTGCTACCTCGTCTCCGCTAAACATTCTCCCGCTAACATGTCCGCTTCGGTTTCGTCACGCACCTTCCTCAACGCTCGGAACGAACAAG AGCTTCTAGCTGGAATCAGGAAAGAAGTAGAAGCTGGATCTCTGCCTGCTAATGTTGCTGCAGGAATGGAAGAAGTGTACAATAACTATAAAAGTGCA GTTATCCAAAGTGGAGATCCCAAGTCAAAGGAGATTGTATTGTCGAATATGATTGCTTTATTGGATCGCATATTCTTGGATGTGACG GATCCTTTTGTCTTTCAACCACACCACAAAGCAAAGAGAGAGCCTTTTGACTACTACGTGTTTGGTCAGAATTATATCCGTCCTTTAGTTGATTTCAA AAATTCTTATGTTGGCAACATGCCCCTTTTCATTGAAATGGAAGAGAAACTTAAGCAG GGACACAACATCATCTTGATGTCAAATCACCAAACTGAAGCTGATCCAGCCATCATTGCTTTGCTGCTCGAAACACGACTCCCATATATTGCTGAAAACATG ACCTATGTAGCAGGAGATAGAGTTATAACTGATCCTCTGTCCAAACCATTCAGTATTGGCAG GAATCTCATTTGTGTTTACTCTAAAAAGCACATGCTTGATGATCCAGCTCTTGTAGAGATGAAAAGAAATGCAAATATACGAGCTCTGAAGGAAATGGCTATGCTTTTAAG GAGTGGATCACAAATAGTCTGGATTGCCCCAAGTGGTGGAAGGGATCGCCCAGATCCCCACACCGGAGAATGGGCACCG GCACCCTTTGATACTTCTTCGGTAGATAATATGAGAAGACTTGTTGAACATTCTGGTCCACCGGGCCATGTATATCCTTTGGCGATATTGTGCCATGATATAATGCCCCCTCCACTAAAG GTTGAGAAAGAAATTGGGGAGAAAAGAATTATATCCTTTCATGGGACTGGCATATCAGTGGCTCCAGCATTAAGCTTTTCTGAAACTACTGCTACTAGTGAAAATCCTGAAAAG GCTAAGGAGGTATTCACAAAAGCCCTGTATGATTCTGTGACGGAGCAATATAATGTGCTGAAATCTGCAATACATGgcaaaaaaggatttgaagcaTCAACTCCAGTAGTTTCTTTGTCACAGTCATGGAAGTAG